Proteins encoded within one genomic window of Gemmatimonadaceae bacterium:
- the der gene encoding ribosome biogenesis GTPase Der — MSSLPVVALIGRPNVGKSALFNRIVGDDSAIVSEEAGTTRDRHFSQTDWNGRAYWLVDTGGVADDPHTPMDVEIRRQVDEAIGEADLMLFVVDARVGLHPSDAHVAELLRNSGKPWILVANKVDDPRDADYYEFYSLGVAEVFPVSAINGKGSGDLLDELVKRLPEGAPEQEDALRVAVIGKPNVGKSSFVNRLLGENRLVVSEIAGTTRDSIDTPMRYHGRLFVFVDTAGLRRQSKIDDGIEFYSSLRTRRAIERADICILMVDATEGEIQNQDLKIAALAWEAGRALIMVVNKWDLAEKDDKATAKYQKEAGEKAPFLRFVPFLFTSAVTGQRVNRVLEVILEVEAERAKRISTSEVNEKLQELLARRQPPQAAGREIKLNYATQVETDPPTIAVFGNAPDLVEEHYVRYLHNGFRSFWHFTGNPLRIVLRRKAG, encoded by the coding sequence GTGAGCAGCTTGCCCGTCGTTGCGCTCATCGGCCGTCCCAACGTCGGCAAGTCGGCGCTCTTCAACCGCATCGTCGGCGACGACAGCGCGATCGTCTCCGAGGAAGCCGGCACGACGCGCGACCGCCATTTCTCGCAGACGGACTGGAACGGGCGCGCGTACTGGCTCGTCGACACCGGTGGTGTGGCGGATGATCCGCACACGCCGATGGACGTCGAGATTCGCCGCCAGGTGGACGAAGCGATCGGCGAAGCCGACTTGATGCTGTTCGTCGTCGATGCGCGCGTCGGCCTTCATCCCAGCGATGCGCACGTCGCCGAGTTGCTGCGCAACTCGGGCAAGCCGTGGATTCTCGTCGCGAACAAGGTCGACGATCCGCGCGACGCCGACTACTACGAGTTCTACTCGCTCGGGGTCGCCGAAGTGTTTCCAGTATCCGCGATCAACGGCAAGGGCTCGGGCGATCTGCTCGACGAGCTGGTGAAGCGGTTGCCCGAAGGCGCACCCGAGCAGGAAGATGCGCTGCGCGTCGCGGTGATCGGCAAGCCGAACGTCGGCAAGTCGTCGTTCGTGAACCGGCTGCTCGGCGAGAACCGACTCGTCGTGTCGGAAATCGCGGGGACGACGCGCGATTCGATCGACACGCCGATGCGGTATCACGGTCGGCTGTTCGTGTTCGTCGATACGGCGGGTTTGCGCCGGCAGAGCAAGATCGACGACGGGATCGAGTTCTATTCGTCGCTGCGCACGCGCCGCGCGATCGAGCGCGCCGACATCTGCATCCTCATGGTCGACGCGACGGAAGGCGAGATCCAGAATCAGGATCTCAAGATCGCGGCGCTCGCGTGGGAAGCAGGCCGCGCGTTGATCATGGTCGTCAACAAATGGGATCTCGCCGAGAAAGATGACAAGGCCACGGCGAAGTACCAGAAAGAGGCGGGCGAAAAGGCACCGTTCCTCAGGTTCGTTCCGTTTCTGTTCACGTCGGCGGTTACCGGGCAACGCGTCAATCGCGTGCTCGAGGTGATCCTCGAGGTGGAAGCCGAACGGGCCAAGCGCATCTCCACGTCCGAGGTGAACGAGAAGCTCCAGGAGCTGCTCGCGCGCCGTCAGCCGCCGCAAGCCGCCGGGCGCGAGATCAAGTTGAATTACGCCACGCAGGTCGAGACGGATCCGCCGACGATCGCCGTGTTCGGCAACGCTCCCGATCTCGTCGAGGAGCATTACGTGCGCTATCTGCACAACGGCTTCCGCTCCTTCTGGCACTTCACCGGCAATCCGTTGCGCATCGTGCTGCGCCGAAAGGCCGGATGA
- a CDS encoding MerR family transcriptional regulator, producing the protein MSPTPSSSDPIQEFFSIGEVCELTGLKPHVLRYWESQFRFLSPAKNRSGNRVYQRREVELIMLVKHLLYDEKYTIEGARQKVDEHRKGGDLKAVARGALTVQALESLENDLRDLVASLGSNTLAD; encoded by the coding sequence GTGAGTCCCACGCCTTCGTCGTCCGACCCGATTCAGGAATTCTTCTCGATCGGGGAAGTGTGCGAGCTGACGGGCCTCAAGCCGCACGTCCTGCGCTACTGGGAGAGTCAGTTTCGCTTCCTGAGCCCCGCGAAGAATCGTTCCGGCAATCGCGTCTATCAGCGGCGCGAAGTCGAGCTCATCATGCTCGTGAAGCACCTGTTGTACGACGAGAAGTACACGATCGAAGGCGCGCGGCAGAAAGTGGATGAGCATCGCAAGGGCGGCGACCTGAAAGCCGTCGCGCGCGGCGCGCTCACGGTGCAGGCATTGGAATCGCTGGAGAACGATCTGCGGGATCTCGTCGCGTCGCTCGGATCGAATACTCTTGCCGACTAA
- a CDS encoding protein-L-isoaspartate(D-aspartate) O-methyltransferase, with product MARLVDNEFRGARQRLVETLQSKGIRDLAVLRAIEMTPRHAFVPTGLKHRAYEDAPLPIGNGQTISQPWVHARYLELLKLTGKERVLEIGTGSGYQTVLLAHLASQVFSIERIPALLQQARENIQRAGVSNVSLLLGDGTIGWREYGPYDAILVGAGAPSIPQPLLDQLAEGGRLLIPIGDRDEQKLVVADRKDGQIELHDVAPVRFVPLVGHHGWDKPAG from the coding sequence GTGGCGCGACTTGTAGACAACGAATTCCGCGGGGCGCGCCAGCGCTTGGTCGAGACGCTGCAATCCAAGGGGATTCGCGATCTCGCCGTGTTGCGCGCCATCGAGATGACGCCGCGCCATGCATTCGTGCCGACCGGGCTCAAGCATCGCGCGTACGAGGATGCGCCGCTGCCGATCGGCAATGGCCAAACGATCTCGCAGCCGTGGGTGCATGCGCGCTATCTCGAGTTGCTCAAGCTCACGGGCAAGGAGCGCGTCCTCGAGATCGGGACCGGCTCGGGCTACCAGACCGTGCTGCTCGCGCACCTCGCCTCGCAGGTCTTTTCGATCGAACGCATTCCCGCGTTGCTGCAGCAAGCGCGCGAGAACATTCAGCGTGCGGGTGTAAGCAACGTGTCGCTGCTGTTGGGCGACGGCACGATTGGATGGCGCGAGTATGGCCCGTACGACGCGATTCTCGTCGGCGCCGGCGCGCCGTCGATCCCACAACCGTTGCTCGATCAACTCGCGGAAGGCGGCCGGCTGCTCATTCCCATCGGCGATCGCGACGAACAGAAGCTCGTCGTGGCCGATCGCAAGGACGGCCAGATCGAGCTGCACGACGTGGCGCCCGTGCGCTTCGTTCCGCTCGTCGGCCATCACGGCTGGGACAAGCCCGCCGGCTGA
- a CDS encoding DUF512 domain-containing protein, which translates to MVRVKGVQNDSIAEELGIAPGTEILSVNGREIADFLDWEFLTADDELVIEARQPDGEAIVYEIERPEGETLGVELEPPTVRRCANRCEFCFIEGLPKGLRKPLYVRDDDYRLSFAYGNFATLSNVKERDIARILEYRLSPLYISVHATPWEARKVLLNNPRVPNIVEQLTRLAEGGIQFHGQMVVVPGLNDGDVLEQSLADLYSFGDACLSVAIVPVGLTQFSHLYTGKSMDRDTSETLLRVVDRWQARARDERGDAWVYGSDELYLLAERPLPDAEFYGEFPQIENGVGAVAALRMRVDEGLSSLPRLDGKRIGVVTGASMRPLMPELLEKLARTTGARFELISVDNSLFGPTTTTAGLLVGADIRRALADRHDLDMALIPAECINDYGVFLDDEPFIALRELMSMPVYPSYDFIDVLSFEESISLGGIPSEGAKRRNEEQPGEAA; encoded by the coding sequence ATGGTTCGCGTAAAGGGCGTTCAGAACGACAGCATCGCGGAAGAGTTGGGGATCGCGCCCGGGACCGAAATCCTGTCGGTCAACGGCCGTGAGATCGCCGACTTCCTCGACTGGGAGTTTCTGACGGCCGACGACGAGCTCGTCATCGAGGCCAGGCAGCCGGACGGCGAAGCGATCGTCTACGAGATCGAGCGGCCGGAAGGCGAAACACTGGGCGTCGAGCTCGAGCCGCCCACCGTGCGCCGCTGCGCCAACCGCTGCGAGTTCTGCTTCATCGAAGGGCTGCCCAAAGGCCTTCGCAAGCCGCTCTACGTACGCGACGACGACTACCGCTTGTCGTTCGCCTACGGCAACTTCGCGACGCTCTCGAACGTGAAGGAGCGCGACATCGCGCGTATTCTCGAGTATCGTCTGTCGCCGCTCTATATCTCGGTGCACGCGACGCCATGGGAAGCACGCAAGGTGCTGCTCAACAACCCGCGCGTGCCGAACATCGTTGAGCAGCTCACGCGGCTCGCCGAGGGCGGTATCCAGTTCCACGGGCAGATGGTCGTGGTGCCCGGCTTGAACGACGGCGACGTGTTGGAGCAGTCGCTCGCGGACCTGTATTCGTTCGGCGATGCGTGTCTTTCCGTCGCCATCGTGCCGGTCGGCCTCACGCAGTTCTCGCATCTCTACACCGGCAAGTCGATGGACCGCGATACGTCGGAGACCCTCCTCCGCGTCGTGGATCGCTGGCAGGCGCGCGCGCGCGATGAACGGGGCGACGCCTGGGTCTATGGTTCGGACGAGCTGTATCTCCTGGCCGAGCGCCCGCTGCCCGACGCGGAGTTCTACGGCGAATTTCCGCAGATCGAGAACGGCGTCGGCGCGGTCGCCGCGCTGCGCATGCGAGTCGACGAAGGCCTGTCGTCGCTCCCGCGGCTCGACGGCAAACGCATTGGCGTCGTGACCGGTGCGTCGATGCGCCCGCTGATGCCCGAGCTGCTCGAGAAGCTTGCGCGCACGACGGGCGCGCGCTTCGAGCTCATCTCGGTCGACAACTCGCTGTTCGGGCCGACGACGACCACGGCGGGGCTGCTCGTCGGCGCCGACATTCGTCGCGCGCTCGCCGATCGTCACGATCTCGACATGGCGCTCATCCCGGCGGAGTGCATCAACGACTACGGCGTGTTTCTCGACGACGAGCCGTTCATCGCGCTGCGCGAGCTGATGAGCATGCCCGTCTATCCGTCGTACGACTTCATCGACGTCTTATCGTTCGAGGAGTCTATCTCTCTCGGCGGAATTCCGAGCGAAGGTGCGAAGCGCCGCAACGAGGAACAACCGGGAGAAGCCGCGTGA
- a CDS encoding NAD(P)H-dependent glycerol-3-phosphate dehydrogenase — MKCAVIGAGAWGTALADLLASNGHDTMIWAYEPDVAETIDKCHENRFLRGARLATTLRASTDQHEVLRDAAVVIYAAPSPHLRRIANAGASAVRSDAVLAVATKGIERGSLALMTSVIESEIAGRAVVAVSGPSFAAEVVERQPTAVVAASTREDAALTVQGALSSASFRVYTNDDVTGVELGGALKNVMAVATGIVEGVGLGFNSRAALITRGLHEMTRLGVALGARASTFAGLAGVGDLVLTCTGALSRNRAIGVAIGKGATLDEALAGKETVAEGVFTTSSALELARKHDVDMPIVEMAHRILFDGYSARDAVPELMARELRSEQDL; from the coding sequence GTGAAATGCGCCGTCATCGGCGCCGGGGCGTGGGGAACGGCGCTCGCGGATCTGCTCGCGAGCAACGGCCATGACACCATGATCTGGGCATACGAGCCGGACGTGGCGGAGACGATCGACAAGTGTCACGAGAATCGTTTCCTGAGGGGAGCGAGACTCGCGACGACGCTGCGTGCGTCGACCGATCAGCACGAAGTGCTTCGCGATGCCGCAGTCGTGATTTACGCCGCGCCGTCGCCGCATCTGCGACGCATCGCGAACGCCGGGGCGTCGGCGGTGCGATCCGATGCCGTGCTCGCCGTCGCGACGAAGGGGATCGAGCGCGGCAGTCTCGCGCTCATGACGTCGGTGATCGAGTCTGAGATCGCCGGGCGCGCTGTCGTCGCCGTGTCGGGCCCGAGTTTCGCGGCGGAGGTCGTGGAGCGTCAACCGACGGCTGTCGTTGCGGCGTCGACTCGCGAGGATGCCGCGCTGACCGTTCAAGGCGCGTTGAGCAGCGCGTCGTTCCGCGTTTACACGAACGACGACGTCACCGGCGTCGAATTGGGCGGCGCGTTGAAGAACGTCATGGCGGTCGCGACGGGCATCGTCGAAGGCGTGGGGCTCGGCTTCAATTCGCGCGCGGCGCTGATCACGCGCGGCCTGCACGAGATGACGCGTCTTGGTGTCGCGCTCGGCGCGCGGGCCTCGACGTTCGCCGGGCTCGCTGGCGTTGGCGATCTCGTGCTCACGTGCACGGGCGCGCTGAGCCGCAATCGGGCGATTGGCGTCGCGATCGGGAAGGGCGCCACGCTCGACGAGGCGCTCGCCGGCAAGGAGACGGTGGCCGAGGGCGTGTTCACGACGAGCAGTGCGCTCGAGCTGGCCCGGAAGCATGACGTAGATATGCCCATCGTCGAGATGGCGCATCGCATTCTCTTCGACGGCTATTCCGCGCGCGACGCCGTCCCCGAGTTGATGGCGCGCGAACTTCGCTCGGAGCAAGACCTGTGA
- a CDS encoding acylphosphatase, with amino-acid sequence MRLHVVVRGRVQGVGFRWFVREQARSLGLAGWVTNRSDGAVEAEADGSEAALSEFHQALAQGPRNARVDEIEALAPTARQLGNSFTIER; translated from the coding sequence ATGCGATTGCACGTCGTCGTGCGCGGCCGCGTGCAGGGCGTTGGATTTCGCTGGTTCGTGCGCGAGCAGGCGCGGTCGCTGGGGCTCGCGGGGTGGGTGACGAACCGCTCCGACGGCGCGGTCGAGGCCGAGGCGGACGGCAGTGAAGCCGCGTTGTCAGAGTTTCATCAAGCGCTCGCCCAGGGCCCACGGAACGCGCGCGTCGACGAAATTGAAGCGCTCGCACCGACGGCTCGGCAGCTCGGTAATTCCTTCACGATCGAGAGGTAA
- the surE gene encoding 5'/3'-nucleotidase SurE — protein MRLLITNDDGILAHGIECLCAAAAPLGEVTVVAPDREQSATSHSLTLHHPLRPVRRGDRKWQVDGTPTDCVMLAIEALMPERPDFVLSGINHGQNMGEDVLYSGTVAAAMEGLALGVPSIAVSFAGGDLRTDVSRLKEQVKVLTPLLAHLTSLPNFPSETLFNVNLPPVPAGAVKGVRLTRLGRRVYSESVAPMKDPWGRQIYWIGGGEITWTGESDSDFRAIEEGYISVTPLHLDLTHFDVLKGAERWWRDL, from the coding sequence ATGCGCCTTCTGATCACGAACGACGACGGCATTCTGGCGCACGGCATCGAATGCCTGTGCGCCGCGGCGGCGCCGCTCGGCGAAGTCACGGTGGTCGCGCCCGATCGCGAGCAGAGCGCCACCAGCCATTCGCTGACGCTGCATCATCCATTGCGCCCGGTTCGTCGTGGTGATCGAAAATGGCAGGTGGACGGCACGCCCACGGATTGCGTGATGCTCGCGATCGAAGCGCTGATGCCCGAGCGGCCGGACTTCGTGCTCAGTGGCATCAATCACGGCCAGAACATGGGCGAGGACGTGCTGTATTCAGGCACCGTCGCGGCCGCGATGGAGGGACTGGCGCTCGGCGTTCCGTCGATCGCCGTATCGTTCGCCGGTGGCGACTTGAGAACGGACGTGAGCCGGCTCAAGGAACAGGTGAAGGTCCTCACACCGCTTCTCGCGCATCTGACGTCGCTTCCGAACTTCCCGTCGGAAACGCTGTTCAACGTGAATCTTCCGCCCGTTCCCGCCGGCGCCGTGAAAGGGGTACGTCTGACGCGCCTGGGCCGGCGTGTGTACTCTGAGTCCGTGGCTCCGATGAAGGACCCGTGGGGACGACAGATCTATTGGATCGGCGGCGGCGAGATCACCTGGACGGGCGAGTCCGATTCGGATTTCCGCGCCATCGAGGAAGGCTATATCTCGGTCACGCCGTTGCATCTCGACCTGACGCACTTCGACGTGCTCAAAGGAGCGGAGCGGTGGTGGCGCGACTTGTAG
- the plsY gene encoding glycerol-3-phosphate 1-O-acyltransferase PlsY: MIPLYVVAIVASYLLGSIPAAYIAGAANGVDLRKHGSGNLGATNVIRVLGSKIGLAVFAFDMAKGAAPVLFFPRWLSPSEVPFQNETIFAIICGVAAIIGHVRPIYLKFGKGGKGVATAAGVFLALAPIQTLLTLIIFAVVLLSSGFVSLGSLTSAAMLPILLGLTVGVRSPLFAISVAVAAFVFWTHRANIVRLRNGDEHRFGKKGVPSKRPAATLAISLVIVLAIVIAARFSR; encoded by the coding sequence ATGATTCCACTCTACGTCGTCGCGATCGTCGCCTCGTACTTGCTGGGGTCGATCCCGGCGGCGTACATCGCGGGTGCGGCGAACGGCGTCGACCTGCGGAAACATGGCTCCGGCAACCTCGGCGCCACGAACGTCATTCGCGTCCTCGGCAGCAAGATCGGGCTCGCGGTCTTCGCGTTCGACATGGCGAAGGGTGCGGCGCCGGTGTTGTTCTTCCCGCGCTGGTTGTCGCCGAGCGAGGTGCCGTTCCAGAACGAAACGATCTTCGCGATCATCTGCGGCGTCGCGGCGATCATCGGTCACGTGCGGCCGATCTATTTGAAATTTGGAAAGGGCGGTAAGGGGGTCGCGACGGCTGCCGGCGTGTTCCTCGCGCTCGCGCCGATCCAAACGCTGTTGACGCTGATCATTTTTGCCGTGGTGCTGCTGTCCAGCGGATTCGTCTCGCTCGGCTCACTTACCAGCGCCGCGATGCTCCCGATTCTGCTCGGGCTCACCGTCGGTGTGCGCTCACCGCTGTTCGCGATCAGCGTTGCCGTGGCGGCGTTCGTGTTCTGGACGCATCGTGCGAACATCGTACGGTTGCGGAATGGGGACGAGCATCGTTTCGGCAAGAAGGGGGTTCCGTCGAAGCGCCCCGCGGCCACGCTCGCCATCAGCCTTGTGATCGTCCTCGCGATCGTCATCGCGGCGAGGTTCAGTCGGTGA
- a CDS encoding LytTR family DNA-binding domain-containing protein, producing the protein MSGAQIRVLVVDDEPLGRRRILDLLSHEDGVEVVGEAATGSEAVEAIRRLHPHLVFLDVQMPGMTGLDVVRTIGVDAMPATIFVTAYDQHALQAFNLAALDYLVKPFDDERFEQAFARARRLVSLEETQRLHERLMAVLQPGQSLAPDSHTTPSPFADRIAVESRGKVTFVPVVEIDYVAASGAYAELVAGNRRHLIRESMQSLEDRLDPAHFMRIHRSAIVQRDRVATLLKAAGGDYEVQLKDGTRLRVARSRREDVERWLGAV; encoded by the coding sequence ATGAGCGGGGCGCAAATTCGCGTGTTGGTCGTGGACGACGAACCGCTGGGCCGGCGCCGCATTCTCGATCTCTTGTCGCACGAAGACGGCGTTGAAGTCGTCGGTGAGGCGGCGACTGGCTCCGAAGCGGTCGAAGCGATTCGACGGCTGCATCCGCACCTCGTTTTCCTGGACGTGCAAATGCCGGGCATGACCGGTCTGGACGTCGTGCGCACGATCGGCGTGGACGCGATGCCGGCGACGATCTTCGTCACCGCGTACGATCAGCACGCGTTGCAGGCGTTCAACCTCGCCGCCCTCGATTATCTCGTGAAGCCGTTCGATGATGAGCGCTTCGAGCAGGCCTTCGCGCGCGCGCGTCGGCTGGTGAGTCTCGAAGAGACGCAGCGCTTGCACGAACGGCTGATGGCGGTGCTGCAGCCGGGGCAGTCGCTCGCGCCGGACAGTCACACGACGCCGTCCCCGTTTGCCGATCGCATCGCCGTCGAGTCGCGCGGAAAGGTGACGTTCGTGCCGGTCGTCGAGATCGACTATGTCGCGGCGAGTGGGGCGTACGCGGAGCTCGTCGCCGGAAATCGCCGCCATCTCATTCGGGAGTCGATGCAGTCGCTCGAGGATCGTCTCGATCCTGCGCACTTCATGCGCATTCATCGGTCGGCGATCGTGCAGCGCGACCGCGTCGCCACACTGCTCAAGGCCGCCGGCGGCGATTATGAGGTGCAGCTCAAGGACGGAACGCGGCTTCGGGTCGCGCGCTCGCGCCGCGAAGATGTGGAGCGGTGGCTCGGCGCAGTGTGA
- a CDS encoding histidine kinase: protein MLEQRDEQLSRGIFRLRPGEILGIVLFWAFLAALTATGRLLDPRIPELRPDISAALISLAFIEYSVWAAVTFPLVGLVNRMSVSQMPRPLRGVLLILLGLAVAVAVSLLLFIARGRLLPRPPGVAVGPGGRFSWYAVIFRGEFVGDLIVYCAVLGAAFARNYFLQSQTRLAETRRLQAETAQLHARLAESQLSALRAQLNPHFLFNTLNAISSLVEHDPRGVRRMIARLSELLRHTLDASTDQEIPLARELDLLERYLDIMRIRFADRLDVTIDAPNEVRATLVPNLILQPLVENAIQHGVAQVDGTGRIAVRAERRGDDVVLTVRDNGPGPAGATRDGGVGLRNTVARLEQLYGARQRFSLQPAKEGGAIAEVTLPFHVASAP, encoded by the coding sequence ATGCTTGAACAGCGCGACGAGCAGCTGAGCCGTGGAATCTTCCGGCTGAGGCCGGGTGAGATTCTCGGGATTGTGTTGTTTTGGGCGTTCCTCGCCGCACTCACGGCGACGGGCCGGCTGCTCGATCCGCGCATACCGGAACTGCGTCCGGACATCAGCGCCGCACTGATCTCGCTGGCGTTCATCGAGTACTCGGTGTGGGCCGCGGTGACGTTTCCGCTGGTCGGGCTCGTCAATCGGATGAGTGTGAGCCAGATGCCGCGCCCGCTACGCGGCGTGCTGTTGATCCTGCTCGGACTCGCCGTGGCTGTGGCCGTCAGCCTGTTACTGTTCATCGCTCGAGGTCGCTTATTGCCGCGGCCGCCGGGCGTCGCCGTTGGACCAGGCGGGCGGTTCAGCTGGTACGCCGTCATCTTCCGCGGGGAATTCGTCGGCGACCTCATCGTGTATTGCGCTGTGCTCGGCGCCGCATTCGCCCGGAACTACTTCCTGCAGTCGCAGACGCGGCTCGCCGAGACGCGACGATTGCAGGCCGAGACGGCGCAGCTGCACGCGCGATTGGCGGAGAGCCAGTTGTCGGCGCTGCGTGCACAGCTCAATCCACATTTTCTTTTCAATACACTCAACGCCATCTCGAGTCTCGTCGAGCACGACCCGCGTGGCGTGCGGCGCATGATCGCTCGGTTGAGCGAGCTGCTGCGTCATACGCTCGACGCATCGACGGATCAGGAGATTCCGCTCGCCCGCGAGCTCGATCTGCTCGAGCGATACCTCGACATCATGCGCATTCGGTTCGCCGATCGGCTGGACGTCACGATCGATGCGCCGAACGAAGTGAGAGCCACGCTGGTGCCCAATCTCATTTTGCAGCCGCTCGTCGAGAACGCCATCCAGCATGGCGTCGCGCAAGTGGACGGCACCGGACGCATTGCGGTGCGCGCGGAGCGACGTGGCGACGATGTCGTGCTGACGGTCCGCGACAATGGGCCGGGGCCTGCGGGCGCGACGCGCGACGGAGGCGTTGGCCTGCGCAATACCGTAGCCCGGCTCGAGCAACTTTACGGCGCGCGGCAACGATTTTCGTTGCAACCGGCGAAAGAAGGCGGCGCGATTGCCGAGGTCACCCTGCCCTTCCACGTCGCGAGTGCGCCATGA
- a CDS encoding adenine phosphoribosyltransferase, giving the protein MPAAIVTGDLQERVKRLIRDIPDYPKPGIVFKDITPLLASPADFIASTDAMAQPFAGAGVTHVVAIESRGFILGAPVAQRLGAGFIPVRKPGKLPHTTRREEYQLEYGTDALEIHADACARDSRVLVVDDVLATGGTASATKRLVESLGASVIGFSFLMALRFLPGLERLEGTRAARLIEY; this is encoded by the coding sequence ATGCCCGCGGCGATTGTCACCGGTGACCTGCAAGAACGCGTGAAGCGTTTGATTCGCGACATTCCCGATTATCCCAAGCCGGGAATCGTCTTCAAGGACATCACGCCGCTGCTCGCGTCGCCGGCGGATTTCATCGCGTCGACCGACGCCATGGCCCAGCCATTCGCCGGCGCCGGCGTCACCCACGTGGTCGCGATCGAGAGTCGCGGATTCATACTCGGCGCACCTGTCGCGCAGCGACTTGGCGCGGGATTCATTCCCGTGCGCAAGCCCGGCAAGCTGCCGCACACGACGCGGCGGGAGGAGTACCAGTTGGAGTACGGCACCGACGCGCTCGAGATTCACGCCGACGCGTGCGCGCGCGACTCGCGGGTGCTTGTCGTCGATGACGTGCTCGCGACGGGCGGCACGGCCTCCGCCACAAAACGGCTCGTCGAATCGCTCGGCGCGTCGGTGATCGGATTCTCGTTCTTGATGGCGCTCAGGTTCCTGCCCGGCCTCGAGCGGCTCGAGGGAACGCGGGCCGCGCGCTTGATCGAGTACTGA
- a CDS encoding efflux RND transporter periplasmic adaptor subunit, producing MTKHGATLLGRRLTYDNTDNDEAHMNKIKFTAATVAVAMLGGTAWFYSRAEGKTPAAYRTAPITRATLKSTVSATGTLNAVQTVHVGTQVSGQVSQVYVDFNDKVKKGQLLARIDPTLQQQAVQDAQAQLEKAQAQLTQAQDDFTREKQLFDAKVITAQEFSTTQSTFSVQQAAVKSAQIALDRAKQNLSYTDIYAPIDGVIVERDVDVGQTVAASLSAPQLFLIANDLSEMQILASVDESDIGQIKEGQAVSFTVQSYPNQQFQGTVKQVRLQSTTTDNVVNYTAVISVANTTGKLLPGMTATVQFVTGTADSVLTVPSAALRVKATPEMLAQSGTASDSTATKPDSAQRAQWQQRAKQNGGARPSGAGGGAARTGTRPTAATIWTVDAQGAAHPVRVRVGMTDGVRTQVTGKSLAEGEQVITAIGEAGTTTAPAAPAATSNPFQPSRPSMGGGRRG from the coding sequence GTGACAAAGCATGGAGCAACGCTCCTCGGCCGGCGTCTCACATACGACAACACGGACAACGACGAGGCCCACATGAACAAGATCAAGTTTACAGCCGCAACCGTAGCCGTCGCGATGCTCGGTGGAACTGCCTGGTTCTACAGTCGCGCTGAAGGCAAAACGCCCGCGGCGTATCGTACCGCCCCCATCACGCGTGCCACGCTCAAGTCAACCGTGTCCGCGACGGGTACCCTGAACGCGGTACAGACGGTTCACGTCGGTACGCAGGTATCGGGGCAGGTGTCCCAGGTATACGTCGACTTCAATGACAAGGTAAAGAAGGGCCAGCTTCTCGCGCGCATCGATCCGACGCTGCAGCAGCAGGCCGTGCAGGACGCGCAGGCGCAGCTCGAGAAGGCGCAGGCGCAGCTGACGCAGGCGCAGGACGACTTTACGCGCGAGAAGCAGCTCTTCGACGCGAAGGTGATCACCGCGCAGGAGTTCAGCACCACGCAGTCGACGTTTTCGGTGCAGCAGGCGGCGGTCAAGTCGGCGCAGATCGCGCTGGATCGCGCGAAACAGAATCTGTCGTACACGGACATCTATGCTCCGATCGACGGCGTCATCGTCGAGCGCGACGTGGACGTTGGCCAGACGGTGGCCGCGAGTCTCTCGGCGCCGCAGCTCTTTCTGATCGCCAACGACCTGTCCGAGATGCAGATCCTCGCGTCGGTCGACGAAAGCGACATCGGCCAGATCAAGGAAGGTCAAGCGGTGAGCTTCACGGTGCAGTCATATCCGAATCAGCAATTTCAGGGAACGGTCAAGCAGGTGCGTTTGCAGTCGACCACGACCGACAACGTGGTGAATTACACCGCGGTCATCAGCGTCGCGAACACGACCGGCAAGCTGTTGCCCGGCATGACTGCGACCGTGCAGTTCGTGACGGGGACGGCCGACAGCGTCCTCACTGTTCCGAGCGCGGCACTGCGCGTGAAGGCGACGCCGGAGATGCTCGCGCAGTCCGGCACGGCTTCCGATTCGACGGCGACCAAGCCCGACTCGGCGCAGCGTGCGCAGTGGCAGCAGCGTGCGAAGCAGAATGGGGGCGCGCGTCCATCGGGTGCGGGTGGTGGTGCCGCGAGAACCGGTACGCGTCCCACCGCGGCGACCATCTGGACGGTCGATGCACAAGGCGCGGCGCATCCGGTTCGGGTTCGCGTCGGAATGACGGACGGTGTGCGGACGCAGGTCACGGGCAAGAGTCTCGCCGAAGGCGAGCAGGTGATTACGGCCATCGGCGAAGCGGGGACGACGACCGCGCCGGCGGCGCCAGCAGCGACGAGCAATCCGTTCCAGCCGAGCCGCCCTTCGATGGGTGGCGGACGCCGGGGCTAA